A DNA window from Hymenobacter aquaticus contains the following coding sequences:
- a CDS encoding OsmC family protein produces MFPDKHVLVRVGAAALQADVQAGRHTYIIDEPTEVGGQDLGPTPYDLLLSALGACTAITLRLYANQKKWPLEAIEVRLAHQRVHEHDCEQCEQPGQMLEEVTKELRLIGPLTDEQRQRLEVISQKCPVQKTLMSGLRITTRLVPESEFLPS; encoded by the coding sequence ATGTTTCCAGATAAACACGTGCTGGTGCGCGTCGGGGCCGCGGCCTTGCAGGCCGACGTGCAGGCTGGCCGCCATACCTACATTATCGATGAGCCCACCGAGGTAGGCGGCCAAGACTTGGGCCCCACGCCCTACGATTTGCTGCTTAGTGCGCTGGGGGCCTGCACTGCCATTACCCTGCGCCTGTATGCCAACCAGAAAAAGTGGCCTCTCGAAGCCATAGAGGTGCGCCTGGCCCACCAGCGCGTGCACGAGCACGACTGTGAACAGTGTGAGCAGCCTGGCCAGATGCTGGAAGAAGTAACCAAGGAGCTGCGCCTGATTGGCCCGCTCACCGACGAGCAGCGGCAGCGCCTGGAAGTCATTTCCCAGAAGTGCCCCGTGCAGAAAACCCTGATGAGCGGCCTGCGCATCACCACGCGGCTGGTGCCCGAAAGCGAATTTCTGCCTTCCTAA
- a CDS encoding UBP-type zinc finger domain-containing protein — protein MMALCQHLAALETLIPAAAYSCAECVALDDTWVHLRVCQSCGHVGCCDSSKNKHATKHFRATQHPVVISAEPGEQWAWCYKDSQMAEY, from the coding sequence ATGATGGCTCTTTGTCAACACCTGGCGGCCCTGGAAACCCTGATTCCGGCTGCCGCCTACAGCTGCGCCGAGTGCGTAGCCCTGGACGACACCTGGGTGCACCTGCGCGTGTGCCAGAGCTGCGGCCACGTCGGCTGCTGCGACTCCTCCAAAAACAAGCACGCCACTAAGCATTTCCGGGCTACCCAGCACCCGGTCGTCATTTCGGCCGAGCCCGGCGAGCAGTGGGCCTGGTGCTACAAGGACAGCCAAATGGCCGAATACTAA